The Poecilia reticulata strain Guanapo linkage group LG10, Guppy_female_1.0+MT, whole genome shotgun sequence sequence GTGTGTGTTACGCTCTGGTCGGTATCCCCATGTTTGGCATCCTGCTTGCTGGAGTGGGTGATCACATGGGCACGGTGCTGCGGAGAGCTGTGGCCAAGATTGAGAAGCTGTTTTTGGTGAGAATGGTCTGTCCTGTATGCAAGCTGAACCTCAGTCTAAACCTGGGAAAGGAAAGATGTCTAATGACTTTCTAACCCAAAATGGAAACCTAGAGCTACGTTTCTGAGGCTGAGCCTTTGCTACCAGAGTATCAACAACACATAGAGGGTAGCTGTGAAAAGTTACTTTCTCTTTGACACTCAAGATTTACTTGAAAACTATATTGGAGTGCCGATTCAGGCCCCTTTCTCATTAAATTAACACCATCACACTGTCCACCTGGACACTGGGATTAGTTATTCAGAGCTAATCTGGAAAACCTAATTCCACCTTTAAGCAATTTTTACCCTATTGTGCTCTCAGAACGCTAAATAGGGTTTTCCTTGCGTCTTTCCTACTCATCCTACAACAGTAACACCATCACATCTGTACAAAGAAGTTTTTTCATAATCTAAGGTATTTTCTTTTACCCTGGGAGGTTTCTGCACCTTTACCTTCAGTTTTAGCCTTACTTTTGAGGAGAAAAGTAAGGCTTTTCTCCTCAAAAAAGCCTGCGTAGCTGCATATAAAATGCAGTTAAGAACTATTAAAAGCACTGCACAGTCACAGGGTTGCCATTCTTTGGAACAGTTTAATCTGGAGCAGCACATCTCTGTGAGAAGAATTATGCACAAactcaaaaatctgttttgagattatttttgagAGTGCTTTGCAACTACTCTAAATTTGTATTATAAGCCATGTAAGCCTGTATTGTGCTGTAGATCATTTTGTACCATCTTTAAGCAGCAGATGAGACAAATGTGAATCTAAATTCAAACTTTATATCGTTCCATGTCAGTTTTCTGTTGCGTGAGTTTTCCAGCGAGCTATTTTATGCATTCTCACATTTGAATGCAATGCTTCAAGGGTTATTGTTAGAAATGGGTGTCCATGGTGGTTTACTGACTCGTTTTAAACACAACTCACCCATGAAAAGAAGAGGCATGTGGCAGGGCTGAGTGACTTACTCCACCTCCTGAATACCATCTGCTAGAAAAACGGTGCAAAGATTTAATAGAGGAAGAtgtatttcttaattttaacattttagttgAAGTGTAACTGGACAAACGCTGCTGATTAACCCAGCGTAAAAACAGCACAATTCTCCTTAGAGCcctctaagtctaaactatgtatTTAAATCTGCTGTTGCTGCCTCTCTTGCAGAAACGTAAAATCAGGCCCACAACTGTGCGCGTGATGTCAGCAGTTCTCTCCATCCTTATTGGCTGCTTGATCTTCCTCGCTGTCCCGACGGTCGTGTTTCAGAAAGTGGAGAGGTGGTCGTTTCTGGAGTCGCTGTATTTCGTGGTCATCACCCTTACCACTGTTGGATTTGGAGACTTCGTACCAGGTGCTGACATGCATCACCgtgttttataacattttttaaaactttaggaCCAGCGGGCTTGTGTTACTTTCTGACCACCGTAGTCAAGACTCACTCAATAAATCACAAGCACCAGGTTGCAAAatagaaaagtaatttttttttttgataaattgtGAGTAATGGCACTGCAGCGTACAAATTGATAAAAAGGTTATTTAATCAATGAAAGTTTCCAGGTTTTATATCCATGTTGCTACATGTGAAAGGTTAAAGAACTTGCTAAGTAACCATAGTGACCTGCTAGGTTAGGTTGCTATGGTGATTCGAAATTCTCTATGGCGCAGAGGAAGGGTGACTATCAgactaaattaaacattaaaattatacaGAAAAAGTATACATCGCTGGAGGCAGGGGTCTGCAACCAGAGACTCCTGcaactaattttttaaaatgcgtTTTTTGTATAgaattttttatgttaattccTCTTTTGTCAAggaataattgaaataaatttcCACAttccatttttccatttttgacctatttttttcttgcctttaGATTGGAGacactaaatatatatatctttttttctttttttttttttttacaaagttttatgtttttctttattttaagacatACAAATGGAAAAAGCAGAGGTTcttcaaaaatgacaacaaaatgtCTATAGTAATTTATCTATTTTCCAAAAGTACACATATAATTTGACATTGaatgagttttatttcattagacTGGTGAAAATGGTTCTTTGGATTGAACAGGCTGCAGATCTGCCTGCCATGGTTGTAATATGTGTCAAAAATATGACTATTACTCACACCACCAAAGCCTCTTTGTAAGTGCTTAAGCACTTGGGATTGTCATATCCCGGAGGAGTGAGAATCTGCTTTGAACCATGACCTTATTACATCAAATCACTACTAAATTTGACATCTGTATGGAGAGGTTGTCATAAACTCTCTAGTCTGCCTATTAATATGGGAGGTTTCTGTGCCTCTAACATCAGTTTCAACCTTACTGTGGAAAAGAAATGTCATCAGGAGTTTCATCAGCTTGCTAGAACATACATGTGAAGTgtgtttctgatgtttctgaTAAGACCTTCCTAAGTCCAGTATTTTTCTTCAGGTGGAGGTTATGAAGGCGGGACGATCTTCAAGCCTCTTGTGTTGTTGTGGATAGTGTTTGGCCTGGCCTACTTTGCCTCCATCCTCACCATGATAGGCAACTGGCTCAGGGTTCTGTCCAAGAGGACGCGTGCTGAGGTGAGAGATTTTAAGGTCAGGAAACTTAATCAAGAGAGACATGAAGCATCGTTTCCCCCTTGCCATTGTTTCCCTCTGTTGCTTTCAGATGGAGGAGTTAAGGGCCCACGCCACAGACTGGACCCAGAACATGGACTTCCGCATCCCAAACCCTCTGGAATTCAACGACCCTTTCCTTCTTCAACGCCGGCGTTGGAAACGCAGTGAGCGACGGCGCATCCGCCGGGGAGCCCACGGCACCCTGGGACACTGGGTTCGAGGAGGTTCTGAGAACGGACACTTGCCGAACCGCTGGGCCGGCCTCTCCAGCTCCATGTGCCAGCTGGAAGGTCAGTCCTCTCTAGAGAGGGCTGGGATGGCCAAGCCTCGGCCAAGGGGCAGCGCAACTGGAGAGCCAGCAGTCCCAAAAGCAGCGCTGGGGGGCAGACcagttgctgctgtttgtgttcaggGACAAGGAAGGCCCTTTCACCAGGTTCTGGCCCGCTCGTTCTCCCTCCCTGTAGCCCGATCCACCTCAGAGCTTGACTCCACAGGTACAGCCATGCAGGAGGGCTCCCTCTATGAGTCTGTGTATGACTCCCAGTCAGATGGCTCATCAGTGTCTTTGACATTCtcagtactccacagtttcctAGGCTCTCATCCCATCAGCGGCATGGAGGAGGGGGACTTGAGAGGCCTACAAATAGCCATAGAACATGAAAAAGACCAAAGCATTTCACAAAAACCTGAATCTGAACTTAACAATGCCTGCAGTCAAACCCCACCTCAAAGTTTTCCCTCTTGCTCCCCTCCTCCCACGCCTGAACTGCCCCCTCCATCCCCTGAAGGCACTGCTGCCTCCTCGTCAGACTGCCAGCTGCTGAATTTCTTTGGAGAGAACTTGGCCTACATCGACGAGTCTTCGGACACGCTCAGCGACCTCACTGAGCCCACAGTAAGTAAAGAGAAAAGGAGACATCCACGCAAGCCCAAGCGGAAGAGCTTGAAGAAACGACTGACAAACAGGTGGAGCCCCCTGCAGGTGCGGAGGCCCAGCATGCAGCCACCATCTAATCCCCCAACACCTCCTCCAGAATGCTCTCCTTCAGACATTTCTCTAGCAGAGACCCAGACAGATTCTGTTCCTGGCCTTTGATGGCCCCCCATAAATACAGCATACTGCCAAAGTTTGTGTGACAAACCTACCTTGACACCTCACCACGCTGCATCGTGTATCATGAATTTCTTGGAGGTCATCAATGAAGTCAGCTCCCAAACTtcaactttttatatttttgctaagCAGCATCTGGACGGACTCTTTTGTTTCCCTACTGGCGCCGATAGTTCAAGGGTTGATTCATGTTTACATCTTATGCCGTCTGTCATATTTATGCCTTTGTTAAAAATAGACTCCATGTAAACCAAGGTTCATATTTCATTAGttgcattttttccttttaacatcACACATTATCTGATACAGCGATTCTGAAGTTTCAGCTCTGTAAACACTAAGATTTCCAAGAACCAGCTCactaaaaaaactgtttctaaaaacctGCTGAAATAGTGATACAGTACTACTTGTACTTTTCCAGTTTGTTAAGTTTTTCATTCAATCATATTCCTATCCATTGCCactgcatgtttggatgaaagcTAAGACTTAATTTTGTATTCACTCTGATGTTGGACTTTCCAAGATGGTTGGAAAATACACAAGGAAATTCCCTGAAGTCTAAATCCaacacaaaagtgaaaatccAATAAGGCTGCCTCCGGTTTAATtgatacatacataaataaatggttTATTTGCACCTTTTTGGACAGTTTGTTTCTCATACAATCTTTAACACACACAATCTTTAAATATTAGTATAAATATGTGGTTAGTGGACATGTTTCTTTGGTGCTTGAATAAAGAGAAGGATGGCACAACTCTTACAGCATCACACTGGTTTTCTGACTTTCAACTAGGTAATTGTGAAGTTGGGTTTGATGTTATTGTTGGTTAATTCACTGGTTTTAGCATCATTATAAAAGAGCTCTCAAAATATCAGGGTTGACGCCAAACATTTATGATTGTAATACAGCAGAATCTTGAAACCCTCCtctatatttaaagtttttcagcCTTAAAATATACTCAAGGTggcattaaaaagtcttaaatttaactttctgaaacctgcagatacaTGTCTTTTGAAGCCTCTAACATGGTTTCTTCCAGGACTTTCCTGCATGTTACTCGATCAATCTTCCCACTATCTCTGTCCTGCTTCTCTGTTCCTGCTGGGACAGAAAAAccgtcccacagcatgatgctgccaccaatGTGATGGACAGTATGTTCACAGTAAAAGTGAATGTCAGTTTTCTCAAAGTCATGTATTCATTTTCTTCTATATCATACTTACGTCTTACTTTTTATGGCTTGTtacttaaaatcccaataaaatagatttaagcTACgattgtaacgtgacaaaagtTTAAGTATTAATTCGATGTTGAAGAGTTGAATATCTGGGTTTCTCTTGATGCTTAGGTTTTATTGTATTAATTAAACTGATCACAACACACTGTGTCAAAGCTTGTATTGGACACCACCCAGTTAAAACAGGATAACGCTGCAAGGGCCAGAACCACAACATCAAACTCAAGATCCAAGATATTTAAAACCTGGTAAGATCATCACATGTGTTCAGAATCAGTGTCAGTGATTCATGagatgtgaacaaaaaaaaaacaactttcaagtCTGAGGTTTTAAAGTCATCTAAGGGATAAAGGAACCAGGGGGGTTAAATTTCTTGACTCGTGAAACcactcataaatattttaaagaatcaaAATAGTGAAAGCCATAAAATCTACCCAGTGTTGTTAAAGCTCCCCAAAATAATCACTGAATTACCACCTCACAGTGGTGTACTGTTTCATATTTTGGCCAAAAAGTTTTTGAACTGgagaaaaacagggaaaaaaagggataaaGTATGAATGGACGTccttctaaaaaagaaaacaggaaacctCAAGTTTTTTAGTAGATTTGATGTGTACCAACTTCTAAAAGTCATCtttctatttaaaatcttttacgtttgatttttttctgcatatgcACCAGTTATTTATGTTTGTCATGACTTTTAGCGGCTTTCCCTAAAACATCAACACTTATAATGTCATTCTAAGGCTCACCATGGagcatatatttaaaatatttaattttggtgCTGTCTAGATTTTTGGTCAGTCATAAAGCTCCTCAACCAAAAGTCTATGGCTCTCTTATAGTGGCTTTTGCAAGATccgatttgttttttattatgtttctttttcttgaccTAAAAGTCGCAAGAGAAGATGCTTGAGTTCTGGTCTCAAAATCCcgagctaaaataaaacacggGTCCACCAGTGggaagaaaaatgcaacaagtaCATTTTGAACcctcaaaaatgttaaatatgtgcAGCAAAGCATATAAAACCAGTAGAGAATTGCGGATGCTCTGCGAAGCAGAAGATGCGTAATGATCTGCACCCTGAGACCTGAGTGAGCTCATTTCTTGGTAAATGAGGGGTAAACAGTCAGTTCCTGCATACTCAGAATCAAGATCTAGTTCACAAAGATATCGTGGCATTAAGCCCTCGTCTGGGGCCAAAATAAGTAACCGGCTGAGGCCGTGCTCAGATCCAGGCTCCCACAGATTTTGTACTTTGTTGACAGAAGGCTAGAAAGAGAGGAAGGTGGTGGGCCAAGTGCGACGCATCAGCAGTCCAGTCGTTATGACTCCTCAGGCTGTTTTTACTGCGTCTGGGTTTGTGATCTCAAACccgtttcatttttaaactttctttggAGACGATGCAATAAATAACACTATTTGTAAGTTATAAAGTGTGGAGATTTAGCGCTGAACAAACAGAACTTTTTAAAGACATCAGTTTACTAAGACATTCGTAATGTCTTAGTAAACTGAGACATTAGTTCAGGGGCCGGGGTTCAAGGTGAACTCTCCCCACTGGGTTGAGGGTGAGAGTCCACATCAGGAGGAGGAATCCAAGCATCTCTGTTTGGGAATGATGGTGGGACGGACTGGCAGCGGAGGTATTGGCTACATGCAGACTTTATGAAGCGCTTGTGTCTTGAAACTGTTGTAAATTATCTAATATTCATGAGTCAATATTTTGATCACTTTGACGTGTGGTTTAAATCAGCAGTTATTATAACACGTTTTCCAAATTATTCAGACAAATATTAGACAAAAACCTGAATATTTACcgtatacagctctggaaaagaaaaattaagagacaagttaaaatgatcagtttctctgattttactttttataggtatatgtttgagtaaagtgAACATTGTTCCTTTaatctatgaactactgacattaggtggaataaccaggaggtttttagtgcagtggtctctttattttttccagagctctAATACAAAATTATAACTTGTATAAGAActtgaaactgttttaaaatgtatcaaaggtttatttttaatattttaaatacattaaattaatcAGTAGGGTTGATTTTTGAATTAGTACATTATCTACT is a genomic window containing:
- the kcnk4a gene encoding uncharacterized protein kcnk4a, translating into MRCTTLTTLLTGVMLYLGMGALVFVTLETPKESKAHVNLLKAKQDFLSNNSCVTEVNFQELVKELVSAVEAGLDISSLSANLTSRWDMGSAFFFCGTIITTIGFGNLSPRTWLGQLFCVCYALVGIPMFGILLAGVGDHMGTVLRRAVAKIEKLFLKRKIRPTTVRVMSAVLSILIGCLIFLAVPTVVFQKVERWSFLESLYFVVITLTTVGFGDFVPGGGYEGGTIFKPLVLLWIVFGLAYFASILTMIGNWLRVLSKRTRAEMEELRAHATDWTQNMDFRIPNPLEFNDPFLLQRRRWKRSERRRIRRGAHGTLGHWVRGGSENGHLPNRWAGLSSSMCQLEGQSSLERAGMAKPRPRGSATGEPAVPKAALGGRPVAAVCVQGQGRPFHQVLARSFSLPVARSTSELDSTGTAMQEGSLYESVYDSQSDGSSVSLTFSVLHSFLGSHPISGMEEGDLRGLQIAIEHEKDQSISQKPESELNNACSQTPPQSFPSCSPPPTPELPPPSPEGTAASSSDCQLLNFFGENLAYIDESSDTLSDLTEPTVSKEKRRHPRKPKRKSLKKRLTNRWSPLQVRRPSMQPPSNPPTPPPECSPSDISLAETQTDSVPGL